GCCAACGCCGTACTTGCAACCCTGGGCCGATTCTAGCATACAGCCCCGTATCTGTCAACCCGCCGCCGAGGGCGTGGCGGGCGGACATCGCGCAGGCAGCGCCCTGCCTCACTGCCGATAACGCAGCGGGCGGGCGGCGGATACCGCCGAGTCCAGATGCGACGCGTTTCCGAAAGTGCGTCGCGCCTTGGTCGCCAACACAAGACGAAGCCGAATCTTCCCCTGCCTGCATTTTACGGAACCGCTTCCTCGCGCTATACTTGTCCTGAATCAGGGAGTGCCTGTTGCAGATTCATCGGTCGTATTGGAGATGCCCATGTTCCGGCTGCGCGCGTTCGTTCCTGCACTGCTGGTTGTCCTGTTGGCGGCTTCGGCCTGCAAGGCGCGGCCGACCACTTCGGCGACGCCCGCGGCGGCCAATGACCCCGCCGAGGTGGTGAGCACGTTCCTGACCGCATGGAGCCAAGCGCGCTACGCCGACATGTACCGCCTGCTGTCGCCGGATGACCAGGCCGCCTACGCCGAGGATGCCTTCATCTCGGCCTACCGGGACTTCGCCAGCGCCGCCAAACTCACCGCCGTAACGCCGCAGGTCATCTCGCTCTTGGTGGACAAGGATCAGGCGCGGGCGCGGTTCCGCGTGGCCTACAGCAGCCAGGCGGTCGGCGACTTTGAGCGCGAGAACGTGCTGACGCTGGCCCTGGCCGCAAACGAGTGGCGGGTGCGGTGGTCGCCCGCCGCCATCCTGCCCGAAATGCAGCCAGGGGACACGGTGCATGTTCTGTACCAGGCCTCGGTGCGCGGGAACATCTACGACCGCGCGGGGCACGCGCTGGCCGCTCAGGACACGTATGTAACCGTTGGCGTCGTCCCGGCTCTGATTCAAGACGAGCGCACGCTCCTCGCCACGCTGAGCAGGGTGCTGGGCCAGCCGCCTTCCGCCGTTCAGGAGAAGTACAAGAATGCGGCCCGCGCCGACTGGTTCATGCCCGTCGGCGACCTCTCGCCGGAGCAGGCCCGGGCATTCTACGACGAACTGCGCGCCGTGCCCGGCATAGAACTGCGGGAGACGTTGCGCCGCGCCTACCCCGACGGGGCGCTCTTCGCCCATGTGGTGGGCTACCTGGGTCGTATCAGCGAGGACGAACTGCGGACCCTGCACGCCAAGGGCTACCAGAGCGACGACTTCATCGGCAAGAGCGGCCTGGAAGCCTGGGCCGAGTCCTATCTGGCCGGGCAGCGCGGCGCGCAACTGATAGTCCTCACGAAGGACGGGCAGGTGCGCACCATCGCCGCCCAACGCCCAGCCCTGCATTCGCGCAACGTCATCGTTACGCTCAACACGGCGCTCCAACAGGCCGCAACCGAGGCCCTCGGCGACCGCCAGGGCGCGATTGTGGCGTTGGACCCGCGCGACGGTGCGGTGCTCGCCATGGTGAGTTACCCCGCCTTTGACCCCAACGACTTCGCCGCGGGCGTATCCGCCACGGTGTGGAGCGCCCTTACCGGGGATGCGCGAAAGCCCCTGCTCAACCGCGCGACGCAGGCGGTGTACCCCGCAGGTTCCATCTTCAAGGTGGTTACCATGGCGGCGGCGCTGGAGAACACGGGGTTCACCGCCGGCAGCACCTTCACCTGCACGGGCGCTTGGTCTGCCTACAACCGTACCTGGAAGTGCTACGGCGTGCACGGGACATTGGACCTGGTGCGCGGGCTGACGCAATCGTGCGACGTGGTGTTCTACACGCTGGGGAAGGCGCTCTACGAGGCGGACCCAGATGCGCTGTCGCGCATGGCCCGCGCGTTCGGCCTGGGCGCGCCCACGGGGATTGACCTCATCGGCGAAGCGCCCGGCCTGGTGCCCGACGATGCCTGGAAGCAACGAGCGCGCGGCGAACCCTGGTACCCCGGCGACAGCATCAATCTGGCCATCGGCCAGGGCGACCTGCTGGTAACCCCGCTC
The Chloroflexota bacterium DNA segment above includes these coding regions:
- the mrdA gene encoding penicillin-binding protein 2; the encoded protein is MFRLRAFVPALLVVLLAASACKARPTTSATPAAANDPAEVVSTFLTAWSQARYADMYRLLSPDDQAAYAEDAFISAYRDFASAAKLTAVTPQVISLLVDKDQARARFRVAYSSQAVGDFERENVLTLALAANEWRVRWSPAAILPEMQPGDTVHVLYQASVRGNIYDRAGHALAAQDTYVTVGVVPALIQDERTLLATLSRVLGQPPSAVQEKYKNAARADWFMPVGDLSPEQARAFYDELRAVPGIELRETLRRAYPDGALFAHVVGYLGRISEDELRTLHAKGYQSDDFIGKSGLEAWAESYLAGQRGAQLIVLTKDGQVRTIAAQRPALHSRNVIVTLNTALQQAATEALGDRQGAIVALDPRDGAVLAMVSYPAFDPNDFAAGVSATVWSALTGDARKPLLNRATQAVYPAGSIFKVVTMAAALENTGFTAGSTFTCTGAWSAYNRTWKCYGVHGTLDLVRGLTQSCDVVFYTLGKALYEADPDALSRMARAFGLGAPTGIDLIGEAPGLVPDDAWKQRARGEPWYPGDSINLAIGQGDLLVTPLQIATLYAAIANGGTLYRPHVVAEIPAWTEGEPDIRIQPEVIGRLPVSAEHLAAIRRGLEGVTQPPYGTSWRVFQGMPVSVAGKSGTAENIYELPHSWWVGYAPADNPEIVVAAIVENVGEGSRYAAPIVRQVLEAWLQLR